TGCCTAACCAAATGGACCCCGAATatgatttaatatttaattaaattaaattttgatgttGTAGATAAGAAAGCTGAGTATGATGTGAAGGTCAGCGGGGTTGAGATAGTCCCGTATCCCATCGCAAGAGGCAAGACCGCAACCTTTAGCATCTCTGCTTCTACAGGTAATATCAATATATCAATCTGATTGAACTTTGACCTGTCTTCTAGACTCTTTCAATACTGAGTGCTTGTTTGATTAATTATAACTTGTGCGTATTTTTTACCATATACTTGATGACTTTGTTTATTCATTTGGGACTGAAAATTAGTGTTTTTGGTATTCCGGAAGTTATATGGAAGATGTTAAAGTTGCTACTAATTTTACTACAAAAGGCTTACAAACTGATATTCCTATGAATGCAATGGTGTCACCTTAACAACTTTATAAAAAtgactttttaattattttttcgtCTCATGTTTTAAAGTTTACTcatcaatttgtaaagtttacatacaaaaatttggacctgcatataatatatatgataacTGGTCCATACAATTATAGCATGATGGCTAAAATATGTACTTCTTTGTAAGTTTCTAATAGGGAAATGGTCAGCCATCTGacaaaaagaaagtaagggAAAGAAGTTATAAATAAGGgtttaatatttgttttatttctaTAGGTTTAAAGATCAATTATCTTTTGATGGATATGCAATTGGCAATATCTGGGCTTCTTGGGTGACCCCCCCTCCCCAATTCATGATTGTCTGTTGTGCTtgcatgtgtttatttttttaagtttctgtTTATGAGAGAAAGCTAACAGCGCTTTTCCTTGTCATCCTCATCCacccattttattaattttttaattgaaaaatcacAATTCACAGGGCTAATGACGGTATCACAAAACAAGCCCAACTTGTACAAACCCATGCCCTTTGAATAGTTATTGGGATTTTACTTTTGACATGGAGACTCTTATATGTAATACAGGGAAAAATATCTCTGGAGGAAAAATGGTGATTGATGTTTCATACTTTGGATGGCACATTCACAGTGAGACCCATGACCTTTGTGGGGAGACATCTTGCCCTGTTTCAGCTGGTGATTTTATTGTTGCTCACTCACAAGAGCTACCTGGATTCACTCCACCAGTAAGTCTTTATTCTATTCAGTTATTTAACCCttaaatttttatctattttatactaccTCTGACTTACAATCTTGGAACAAGACACCAAGTTTAGTTTTTGGTTTCCATCTGGACCAATTCGGAGACCTAGGTCTCTGCCTCATTTGGTGTATTTAATTAAGTCATATTCTGATAGTTGCTTAGTTTATTACCTCAG
The sequence above is drawn from the Quercus robur chromosome 7, dhQueRobu3.1, whole genome shotgun sequence genome and encodes:
- the LOC126692735 gene encoding uncharacterized protein LOC126692735 translates to METVQCKLFALFLLSLSMLVSFSLATTDVKYCDKKAEYDVKVSGVEIVPYPIARGKTATFSISASTGKNISGGKMVIDVSYFGWHIHSETHDLCGETSCPVSAGDFIVAHSQELPGFTPPGSYSLTMKMYDADQNQLTCIGFDFDIGFASSVADS